In one Lolium rigidum isolate FL_2022 chromosome 3, APGP_CSIRO_Lrig_0.1, whole genome shotgun sequence genomic region, the following are encoded:
- the LOC124699184 gene encoding aquaporin SIP1-2-like: MAMGAAVRAAVADAVVTFLWVFCASTIGASTAAVTTYLSLHEGIQYAIFVTVSILALLLFAFNLLCEALGGACFNPTDVAAFYAAGLTSPSLFSIALRLPAQAAGAVGGALAISELMPEQYKHMLGVPSLKVDPHTGAVAEGVLTFVITFAVLLVVVKGPRNPIVKTAMLSLCSVCLILTGAAYTGPSMNPANAFGWAYVNHRHNTWEQLYVYWIGPFIGAILAAWTFKAVFLPLPPKPKAKKA, translated from the exons ATGGCGATGGGTGCGGCGGtgcgcgcggccgtggcggacgcCGTGGTGACCTTCCTGTGGGTGTTCTGCGCCTCCACGATCGGCGCCTCCACGGCCGCCGTCACCACCTACCTCAGCCTGCACGAGGGGATCCAGTACGCCATCTTCGTTACCGTCTCCATCCTCGCCCTCCTCCTCTTCGCCTTCAACCTCCTCTGCGAAGCCCTCGGCGGCGCCTGCTTCAACCCCACCGACGTCGCCGCCTTCTACGCCGCCGGTCTCACCAGTCCCTCGCTCTTCTCCATCGCGCTCCGCCTACCAGCACAG GCTGCCGGCGCCGTGGGCGGAGCGCTGGCCATTTCGGAGCTCATGCCGGAGCAGTACAAGCACATGCTCGGGGTGCCCTCGCTCAAGGTGGATCCCCACACCGGCGCCGTCGCCGAAGGGGTGCTCACCTTCGTCATCACCTTTGCCGTCCTCTTGGTCGTCGTCAAGGGACCCCGCAACCCCATCGTCAAGACAGCCATGCTCTCCCTCTGCAGCGTCTGCCTCATCCTCACCGGTGCCGCATACACCGGACCTTCAATGAACCCTGCGAAC GCGTTTGGCTGGGCGTATGTTAACCATCGACACAACACCTGGGAGCAGCTGTATGTCTACTGGATAGGCCCCTTTATTGGTGCCATTCTTGCTGCGTGGACCTTCAAGGCCGTGTTCCTGCCACTGCCCCCTAAGCCCAAGGCAAAGAAAGCATGA